GGGGCAATGCCGTGACCGCATCCATCGATCGGCTGGACTTTCACCATCCGGCCTATGTCGGCGACCTGCTCATGCTCAAGGCCAGCGTCAACTTGGTGGGCCGGACGTCCATCGAGGTCGGCGTCCGGGTGGAAGCGGAAAACCTTCTGACCGGGGAGATCCGGCACACCGCCTCGGCCTATCTGACTTTTGTGGCCTTGGACAAAAAAGGTCACCCCACCCCGGCCCGACCCTACAAACCCACCACGCCGGATGAAATTCACCGCTCCGAAGAGGCCAAGGTTCGCCGGGCAATGCGGCTAGCTGAAAAGAACAGGGAACGGGCCGTCGACTCCTCGTTGCGAGAATAGCGGGAAGGAGCCGGAAGCTACACGCCTACTCTTCCGTTTCAGGCCCCAACGGCAGCAGATCGCCCTCCATGGGCAGCACCTCGGCCCGCACCTGAAGCTGGAAGAACAGATCACCCGGAAATATTTCCCGGGTGGACTCCAGAATACGCATCTGGCTCGTCGTGTCCGTGATCTGCGTGATCAGTCCGGCCCCGACGACCTGGGCCATACCTTGCTCCAGGCCGCTGGAACGCTGGACGATGAGCACCGGGATCGGCGCTTGCCCCTGGGGCGGGCCCCACAAGGAAACATAGGCCTTGGAAAGCATCCCCCCCATGGTTTGGTCTTCCTGCAAAGCGTCGATCACTCCTCCCATTCGTCGCTCCGGAACCAGGGAGGAGAAGAAGCCCGTTCGCTGCGAAACCATTCCCGTAACGCTGTCCAGCCAAGGGTCGCATCGAGGTTCGCGGCTCGAAACGACGGCCCCTGTCCCTTGATCGCCCTCCAGAACCCCGTTGCTTCCGCTCGCCTCCGATGGGCGCAGCAATGCCGCCTGGGTGACGTACATGTGCAACAATTCCTCCACACCCTGCTCCCACGACCCGGTTCTCAATTTCTCGCACATCCCGTCGTATTTCATAACCGGATCCGGAACAATGGACACAGTGACCTCCGTCTCCCGATGCAACGCGGTCGGGGCTTCTTCGGCGAACTTCCAGCCATGGTCGGCGCTCCGGGGCGTACAGGCGCACAGCAGGACGACCTGGAGGAATCCAAGGGCCATCAAGATAATCGGCTTCACGAGGCTTCTCCTTGCAGTGTTGATCATGCACGGGTAGGGGGAGAGACACGGAACGACAAATCGTCGTTGCTTCTCACCTCAACGAATCATCATGGTACAGGAATTCTCCGATGACAAGCCCGGATCTCCCCTCAGCCCCTCCCTCTTCCAGCGTCAGCCTGGAAAAAACCATCTACACCCTGGACCAGATGGAGCGGATCGCCGTTCCGCAAATCGCCCTGGCAGGCCGCTCCAACGTGGGCAAGTCCTCCCTGCTGAATTGCCTGGCCAATCGCAAGAATCTGGCCAAGACCAGCTCGGTTCCAGGCAAAACCCGCAGCCTGAATTACTATCTGGTCCATCCGGAGCAATACTACCTGGTAGACCTGCCCGGATACGGCTACGCCAAACGCTCGAAAAGCGAGCGCAACGCCTGGGGTAATTTGATGCGGCGCTTTCTGACCAGCAACAAGGGCTTGGTGGGACTGGTTCTGGTCCTGGACAGCCGCCTGCCGCCCCAAGCTCCGGACAAGGAGATGGCGGGCATGGCCCTGGAACAGGGCCTGCCCCTCCTGCCCGTGCTCACCAAGGCGGACAAGTGCTCCCAGCGCGACATCGCCGCCGCCAAACGCGCCTGGATGGAGCTGCTGGGCCCGGAAGCCGCCCCGGTTTTCTTTTCCGCCAAGACCCGCCTGGGCCGGGAAACGCTCTGGGAACAAATCCGGCTACTGATTTCTTCCCAAGACCACCCTTTACCCGATTCCGAGGCGCAATGACGGAGATTGGTCGGCTGCGACTTTTTTTAGCAAGTACGGGAGCTTTTCCAATATCTTGGAGTTATGTCCGCCGATTATCTTGATCCGAACAGACGTATTTGACAACGTCACCCCCGAAACCTACGGTATGAGCGTCATGCATAGTGTCGCTCGCCAGCCCCGCGCCCAGGCCCGCGCCTTGGGCGACTCCAATCCAATCCGACGGCCCTCCGGGTCGCGCCGACTTTCCAAGGTGTTCTTCGGCCCCGGAGGTTGTCCGGTGGAAACGTGCTTCGCCCCGCTCCGTCCACCCTCGCCGCCCGTTCTTTTCTTTGTTTCCCCCGCTCCCCGCCGCCTCTCTTCACCACGCCTCAGCCCATTCTTCCCCGGTTCGACCACGTTCACCGAGGTCGCGCCGTGACCGCCCAAGCCAAGGCCGCCACGGTCCCCGGTTTTCTTGTCGCCCACTACCGGGACTTCCTGCTCTACGGTCTGTTCCTGGGCGCGATAGCCTGGTTCATCGCCAGCGGCGAACAGGGCATGGGCTACCACTGGAAGTGGTACCGCATGCCCCGCTACCTGATCCAGATCACAGAGGACGGCTGGATGCTCGGGCCCCTGCTGCAAGGGCTGATAGTAACCTTCAAAATTTCCGGGCTGAGCCTGATCCTGGCCATGATCTTCGGACTGACCGCGGCGATCTTCCGGCTTTCCGACTCGTTCACGGCCCGGCTCGTGGCCAAGGGCTACGTGGAATTCATCCGCAACACCCCGCTGCTTACCCAGATTTTCTTCATCTACTACGTCATCGGCCCGGTCTTCGGCCTGGACGCCTTCGGCTCCGCCGTCCTGGCCCTGTCCCTGTTCGAAGGGGCCTATGCCTCGGAAATCTTCCGGGCCGGAATTGTTTCCATCCACAAGGGCCAGTGGGAGGCCGCTCATAGCTTGGGACTATCCAAGTGGGACACGTATCGCAAGGTGATCGTCCCCCAGGCCGTCCGACGCATCCTCCCCCCCCTGACCGGGGTAGGCGTGACCCTGATCAAGGACTCCTCCCTGGCCAGCACCATCGCCATCTACGAGTTGACCCAGCAAGGCAACATCGTTTCCTCGGATACCTTCATGGTCTTCGAGGTCTGGTTCACCGTTGCGGCCATCTACTTGGCCGTCACCTTCCCCCTGTCCATGCTCGTGGCGGAGTTGGGCAAACGGATGCGCACGGCGGAGTGAGGGGAAAGGCTGAAGCCTGGAGTCAAGAGTCGGAAGTCGGGAAAAACTCCATGAAACCGTCCGCAACCGTGAACCGTGAACCGTGAACCGTGAACCGTGAACCGTGAACCGTGAACCGTGAACCACAAATCCCAGAGCAGCCGCATGACCGCAAACGCAAACGCCGCCCGACGGGAAACGACACGGGCAAACACGCGCCTCGGCCAGGAGATCATCTCCGTCCGGGACATCGTCAAGACATATCCTGGAGGGTTGCGCGCCCTGGATCATGTTTCACTGTCCGTACGGCAAAAGGAGGTGGTGGTGATCATCGGGCCGTCCGGCTCGGGCAAGTCCACCCTGC
This genomic window from Desulfonatronum sp. SC1 contains:
- a CDS encoding acyl-CoA thioesterase, which gives rise to MQTTCTSDTSLTMAVQMLPQDANPYGSIHGGIIMKHIDTAAGIVAIRHVRGNAVTASIDRLDFHHPAYVGDLLMLKASVNLVGRTSIEVGVRVEAENLLTGEIRHTASAYLTFVALDKKGHPTPARPYKPTTPDEIHRSEEAKVRRAMRLAEKNRERAVDSSLRE
- the yihA gene encoding ribosome biogenesis GTP-binding protein YihA/YsxC — encoded protein: MTSPDLPSAPPSSSVSLEKTIYTLDQMERIAVPQIALAGRSNVGKSSLLNCLANRKNLAKTSSVPGKTRSLNYYLVHPEQYYLVDLPGYGYAKRSKSERNAWGNLMRRFLTSNKGLVGLVLVLDSRLPPQAPDKEMAGMALEQGLPLLPVLTKADKCSQRDIAAAKRAWMELLGPEAAPVFFSAKTRLGRETLWEQIRLLISSQDHPLPDSEAQ
- a CDS encoding amino acid ABC transporter permease, yielding MTAQAKAATVPGFLVAHYRDFLLYGLFLGAIAWFIASGEQGMGYHWKWYRMPRYLIQITEDGWMLGPLLQGLIVTFKISGLSLILAMIFGLTAAIFRLSDSFTARLVAKGYVEFIRNTPLLTQIFFIYYVIGPVFGLDAFGSAVLALSLFEGAYASEIFRAGIVSIHKGQWEAAHSLGLSKWDTYRKVIVPQAVRRILPPLTGVGVTLIKDSSLASTIAIYELTQQGNIVSSDTFMVFEVWFTVAAIYLAVTFPLSMLVAELGKRMRTAE